In Streptomyces paludis, the genomic stretch CGATGGTTCTCGGTGCCCCTGCCGCCCCTGATCGCACTCCAGAGTTTCGCGCCCAGGGCGACCACGACGATGGCCCCGATCAGCTGGAGCACATGGCGGGTCCAGTCGATGCCACTGGTGTGGCGGACACCTATCCATCCCGCGACGGCATTGCCGAGAATGCTGCCCAGGATGCCGAACACAGCCGTCAGCCACAGCGGGATCTGCTGCTTGCCGGGGATGATCGCACGGGCGATCAGACCGAGCACCAGCCCCACGACGATGACCCACAACCAACTCATGGTCGCCTCCTCACGCGGCGCGATATGCGCATGACCGACAGTCTGTGCCGGTCGGCCATTCGGCGCATGTCGGGCAGGGCCGTACGAGGTGGACCGGCGGGGGCGCGAGGGCGACCCCCTCTCGTTCCCGGGAGAGCCGCGGCGTACCGTGGTGGGGCCCCGGTCCGGGGCGAGCCGGCACAGCTGAATCGGGTGGTGGGTCGGGATGCGGAAGAAGAGCGGCTCCGAGGTCTTCCAGATCACGGGAGCGCGCCGGGGACTGGCCGAGGATGTGCGCGGGCGGCAGCGCCGCTATGTGATCTCCATGTCGCTGCGGACCGTCGCGGTGATCGCGACCGCCGCGCTGTGGAACGTCCAGCGGCCGATCGCGATCGTGGCCCTGGCGCTGGGTGTGCTGCTGCCCTATGTGGCGGTGGTGATCGCCAACGGCGGCCGGGAGAACGTCACTTCGCTCCCGTCCACCTTTGTGACCGTCGAGCCGCGTACGATGATCGCGCCGCCCGCCGAGCAGGTCGCGCCCGCCGCGGCGCCGACCGGCGACGGAGCCGGGGAGCGCGGCCGGGACGATATCCAGAACGGCCGGGGATAGACCAAGCTCAAGAAAACCTCAGATCAATCGTGAAGTTCTTGTGCACGACACCCCCCTGTCCGTGACATACTTTGCAGGCGCTCCGCATCCCCCGTCGGAGCGACAGACCGACGCCGGGCAGCTCCCCCCGTGGCTGCCCGGCGTCGTTTTTTTCGGTCGGCGTCGTTTTCTCGGCCGTAGGGTGGAGAGGTGAACTTCCCCCTCTTCGACGGCCCCGCCCAGAGCGGCCCCGATGGCGCCGCCACCGCCCCCGTCTGCTCCGCCAAGGGGTGCCGCGTCGCCGCCGTATGGGTCCTGGCCTGGAACAATCCCAAGCTGCACACGCCGGAGCGGCGCAAGACATGGCTGGCCTGCGAGGAGCACCGGGAGCATCTCTCCTCGTTCCTCGGGGTACGCGGCTTCCTCAAGGACGTGGTGACGCTGGACGCGTGGGAGCGGTCCGCGGCGGACGGCGACCCGGCGGGCGGTGTGTCCGGCT encodes the following:
- a CDS encoding GlsB/YeaQ/YmgE family stress response membrane protein — protein: MSWLWVIVVGLVLGLIARAIIPGKQQIPLWLTAVFGILGSILGNAVAGWIGVRHTSGIDWTRHVLQLIGAIVVVALGAKLWSAIRGGRGTENHRERI
- a CDS encoding DUF3099 domain-containing protein; amino-acid sequence: MRKKSGSEVFQITGARRGLAEDVRGRQRRYVISMSLRTVAVIATAALWNVQRPIAIVALALGVLLPYVAVVIANGGRENVTSLPSTFVTVEPRTMIAPPAEQVAPAAAPTGDGAGERGRDDIQNGRG